One window of Thermocoleostomius sinensis A174 genomic DNA carries:
- the ccsB gene encoding c-type cytochrome biogenesis protein CcsB: MDLVALQNWLDNAAFAVLFITMLMYWSGAAFPKLPHLPLLGTTGMAIANLCIAALLGARWIEAGYFPLSNLYESLLFIAWGITAVHFVAETMSRSALVGVVTSPIAMGITAFATLSLPPQMQSAEPLVPALKSNWLMMHVSVMLLSYAALMVGAMLAIAFLFVTRGQEVELKGSSVGTGAYRLRKAEDEKPPQQTTTPDKNGGVAVLSPATTTAATPLTIQRLSLADTLDNISYRMIGLGFPLLTIGIIAGAVWANEAWGSYWSWDPKETWALITWLVFAAYLHARITRGWQGRRPAILAASGFLVVWVCYLGVNLLGKGLHSYGWFF; the protein is encoded by the coding sequence ATGGATTTAGTTGCCCTTCAGAACTGGCTTGACAATGCGGCCTTTGCCGTTCTGTTTATCACCATGCTGATGTATTGGAGCGGTGCGGCGTTCCCAAAACTCCCCCACTTGCCTTTGCTGGGAACAACAGGAATGGCGATCGCCAACCTTTGCATTGCCGCCTTGCTCGGCGCACGCTGGATTGAGGCAGGATATTTCCCCCTCAGTAATTTATATGAATCCCTCTTATTCATCGCCTGGGGTATTACAGCGGTGCATTTTGTGGCAGAGACAATGAGCCGCAGCGCGTTGGTGGGAGTGGTGACATCCCCAATAGCGATGGGAATTACCGCATTTGCCACGCTAAGCCTGCCGCCACAGATGCAATCCGCAGAACCACTGGTTCCCGCCCTCAAGTCGAATTGGCTAATGATGCACGTCAGCGTTATGCTGCTTAGTTACGCGGCACTGATGGTGGGAGCGATGCTGGCGATCGCGTTTCTGTTTGTGACGCGCGGACAAGAGGTGGAGTTGAAAGGTAGTTCTGTCGGCACGGGAGCCTATCGCTTGCGCAAGGCGGAGGATGAAAAACCACCCCAGCAGACTACCACTCCAGATAAAAATGGGGGGGTTGCCGTACTCAGCCCTGCCACCACGACAGCCGCCACGCCCTTGACGATTCAGCGTTTGAGCCTAGCTGATACGCTAGACAACATCAGCTATCGCATGATTGGACTGGGATTTCCGCTGCTGACGATCGGCATCATTGCCGGAGCCGTCTGGGCCAACGAAGCCTGGGGATCTTACTGGAGTTGGGACCCGAAGGAAACCTGGGCTTTGATTACCTGGCTGGTGTTTGCAGCCTATCTCCATGCCCGCATTACGCGCGGTTGGCAAGGTCGGCGTCCGGCTATTTTGGCAGCGTCCGGATTTTTAGTGGTGTGGGTGTGCTACCTGGGCGTGAATTTGTTGGGCAAAGGCTTGCACAGCTACGGCTGGTTTTTCTAG
- a CDS encoding calcium-binding protein has protein sequence MRRKGTSKRNTLRGGKGKDLLFGLAGNDKLFGLGKNDRLVGGDGNDLLDGGKGNDLLKGGKGNDRYIVDNVKDKVREKVGQGTDTVQASVSFILGTNLENLVLTGNQALNGIGNTLNNTITGNQANNILDGSGGADTLIGGNGNDLYIVDNAKDVVIEQANEGIDIVRTTLSTYTLPANVEFIEYIGQGNFNVVVSNPPKGGSGGNSTGGTTGGNSTGGGSTGGAIGGNVTGGSGNDTVSGGTGNDTLSGGAGNDTINGGAGNDTVSGGSGNDTLNGGAGNDTIVGGDGNDILDGGLGIDTLIGGLGDDTYIVDNALDTIEELAGQGNDLVKSTVDYVLRDNIENLELLAGAVKGTGNALANKILGNEGNNILDGGAGADTLIGGLGDDTYIVDNVLDRVQEGVGAGTDLVKSTIDYVLRDNLENLELIGSNLKGTGNELDNKIVGTAGNNLLQGGGGNDTLVGGVGNDTLIGGAGLDQLTGGTGIDVFALKELGEDLLTDFNPVEDIIALDKATFGLTSLLGNALGVSEFATVANDATAQLGATVLHPLVRILYSRETGKLFFDQNGLIGGLGSGGVIAKLGDTVSGGAAPVLSSVNFLVDSIR, from the coding sequence ATGCGTCGCAAAGGCACTTCTAAGCGCAATACTCTCCGTGGTGGTAAAGGCAAGGATCTTCTGTTTGGACTGGCAGGAAATGACAAACTGTTTGGACTGGGCAAGAACGATCGCCTTGTGGGTGGTGATGGCAATGATTTGTTAGACGGTGGTAAAGGCAACGATCTTCTGAAAGGCGGCAAAGGCAACGATCGCTACATTGTTGACAATGTAAAAGATAAAGTTCGGGAAAAGGTGGGACAGGGAACAGATACCGTACAAGCATCGGTAAGTTTTATTTTGGGTACTAATCTTGAGAATTTAGTCTTAACAGGCAATCAAGCTCTCAACGGCATAGGGAACACCTTGAACAATACCATCACAGGCAATCAAGCGAACAATATTCTTGATGGCAGTGGAGGTGCAGATACGCTAATTGGCGGAAATGGCAACGATCTGTACATTGTTGATAATGCAAAAGATGTGGTGATTGAACAGGCGAATGAAGGGATTGATATTGTTCGGACAACTCTTTCCACCTACACGCTTCCAGCCAACGTTGAATTTATTGAATACATTGGTCAAGGCAACTTCAATGTGGTAGTTAGTAATCCACCCAAAGGCGGCTCGGGCGGGAACTCTACAGGCGGCACTACTGGAGGTAATTCTACCGGGGGCGGTTCCACTGGGGGCGCCATTGGGGGCAATGTTACAGGCGGCAGCGGCAACGATACGGTGAGTGGCGGCACTGGCAACGACACTCTCTCTGGCGGGGCTGGCAATGACACGATCAATGGTGGGGCTGGTAACGATACGGTGAGTGGCGGCAGCGGCAACGATACGCTGAATGGCGGGGCTGGTAATGACACGATCGTTGGCGGTGATGGCAATGACATTCTCGATGGCGGTTTAGGTATTGATACCCTGATCGGTGGCTTAGGCGACGATACCTATATTGTGGACAATGCGCTAGATACGATAGAAGAACTGGCTGGGCAAGGAAATGATCTGGTCAAAAGCACCGTGGATTATGTTCTGCGCGATAACATCGAGAATCTGGAACTACTGGCGGGTGCAGTCAAAGGAACCGGAAATGCGCTGGCCAACAAAATTCTGGGCAATGAGGGCAATAACATCCTCGATGGTGGAGCGGGTGCAGATACGTTGATTGGAGGGCTGGGCGATGACACCTATATTGTGGATAATGTGCTCGATCGAGTTCAAGAAGGGGTAGGGGCTGGCACAGATCTCGTCAAATCGACGATCGATTATGTCCTGCGCGACAATTTGGAAAACCTGGAGTTGATCGGCAGCAACCTCAAAGGCACGGGCAACGAGTTGGACAACAAAATCGTGGGAACAGCGGGCAACAACCTGCTGCAAGGCGGCGGCGGCAATGATACCTTGGTTGGTGGGGTGGGCAACGATACGTTGATTGGCGGAGCCGGACTCGATCAACTGACCGGCGGCACTGGCATTGATGTATTCGCCCTCAAGGAACTGGGTGAGGATTTGCTAACCGATTTTAATCCAGTTGAAGACATCATCGCGCTCGATAAAGCCACGTTTGGACTAACTAGCCTGCTCGGTAATGCGTTGGGAGTGTCTGAATTTGCTACGGTTGCCAATGATGCTACGGCGCAACTGGGGGCAACGGTGTTGCATCCATTGGTGCGGATTCTTTACAGTCGGGAAACGGGTAAATTATTCTTCGACCAAAATGGTTTGATTGGCGGGCTGGGCAGCGGTGGAGTGATTGCCAAACTGGGCGATACGGTCAGCGGGGGCGCGGCTCCTGTGCTGTCGAGCGTAAATTTCCTGGTGGATTCCATCAGATAA
- a CDS encoding ABC transporter ATP-binding protein: protein MKTSHHPLPFSFLKQRFQAFHQSLSIFQYCRRAIQLVWTTDRHLTIGLAILTIIAGLLPAIVAYLGKLIVDAVVAAAQSGGAAWTALRYLGLEAIAVALLSGSQQGISLCQSLLRVLLGQKVNELILEKALTLDLIHFEDSEFYDKMTRARREASTRPLSLVGRTFGLVKDTLSLVTYGSLLLQFSLWAVLLLMVAGIPAFIAETRFAQAAFRLFRWRAPETREQHYLETLLAREDFAMEVKLYQLGEMLLNRYRAIFQRLYHEDRDLTVRRSVWSYFLSLLNTATFYATYVWIVLEAIAGRISLGELTMYLVVFRQGQSTFSAILTSVGGMYEDCLYLSNLYEFLEEAVPEPTGYATYGPLPGDGLRFEHVSFTYPDTTQPALKDVSFHLRPGEKLAIVGKNGSGKTTLIKLLTRLYTPDSGRILLDGRNIQDWDIDALQRRIGVIFQNFVRYQFTVGENVGVGDVEYFEEEPRWHVATEKGTARSFIEDMPEGFYTRLGRWFRGGRELSGGQWQKIALSRAFMRSSADILVLDEPTSAVDAEAEVEIFNQLRSVTHNQMAILISHRFSTVRMADQIMVLVNGEILEQGTHAELMQRQGHYARLFELQAAGYLS from the coding sequence ATGAAGACTTCGCATCATCCACTGCCTTTCTCATTTCTTAAGCAACGTTTTCAAGCTTTTCACCAATCGCTTTCTATTTTTCAATACTGTCGTCGCGCCATTCAACTTGTTTGGACAACCGATCGGCATCTCACAATTGGGTTAGCAATTTTGACGATCATTGCTGGGTTGTTGCCTGCGATCGTGGCCTATCTGGGCAAATTGATCGTAGACGCAGTGGTGGCAGCGGCTCAGTCGGGTGGAGCGGCTTGGACGGCTCTGCGCTACTTGGGGCTAGAAGCGATCGCTGTAGCACTGTTGTCAGGCAGCCAGCAGGGCATTTCACTGTGTCAATCGCTGCTGCGGGTGTTGTTGGGGCAGAAGGTGAATGAACTAATTCTGGAAAAGGCCCTGACACTGGATTTAATTCATTTCGAGGATTCTGAATTCTACGACAAGATGACGCGGGCCCGGCGTGAAGCCTCGACCCGACCGTTGAGCCTTGTAGGACGCACCTTCGGCTTAGTAAAAGATACTCTCTCGCTAGTTACCTACGGTAGCCTACTGCTGCAATTTTCGCTGTGGGCCGTATTGCTGCTGATGGTGGCAGGTATTCCCGCTTTTATTGCTGAAACTCGCTTTGCTCAAGCTGCCTTTCGGTTGTTTCGGTGGCGGGCCCCCGAAACCCGCGAACAACATTATTTGGAAACGCTGCTGGCTCGCGAAGATTTTGCAATGGAAGTGAAGCTGTATCAGTTGGGGGAGATGCTGTTGAATCGCTATCGGGCCATTTTTCAGCGGCTCTACCACGAAGATCGGGATTTGACAGTACGACGAAGCGTGTGGAGCTATTTTCTCAGCTTGCTCAACACTGCCACATTTTATGCCACCTATGTGTGGATTGTGCTAGAGGCGATCGCGGGTCGCATTTCTTTGGGAGAGTTGACCATGTACTTAGTTGTGTTTCGCCAAGGACAATCTACCTTTTCAGCCATCCTGACATCAGTAGGCGGCATGTACGAAGATTGCCTTTATCTCTCTAATCTCTATGAATTTCTAGAAGAAGCAGTCCCAGAACCTACTGGATACGCCACTTATGGACCTTTGCCTGGAGACGGGCTGCGGTTTGAGCATGTTAGCTTTACCTATCCCGATACGACCCAACCTGCCCTCAAGGATGTATCATTTCACTTACGACCGGGTGAGAAACTAGCGATTGTGGGTAAGAATGGATCAGGGAAAACGACGTTAATTAAGCTATTAACTCGCTTGTATACGCCTGATTCAGGACGAATCTTACTGGATGGCCGAAACATTCAAGACTGGGACATTGACGCTTTACAGCGGCGCATCGGCGTAATTTTTCAAAACTTTGTGCGCTATCAATTTACCGTCGGTGAGAACGTTGGTGTTGGCGATGTAGAGTATTTTGAGGAAGAACCGCGTTGGCATGTTGCTACTGAAAAAGGAACAGCCCGATCGTTTATTGAAGACATGCCAGAAGGATTTTACACGCGATTGGGTCGTTGGTTTCGAGGCGGACGGGAACTCTCGGGCGGGCAGTGGCAGAAGATTGCACTGTCGCGAGCGTTCATGCGATCGAGTGCAGATATTTTGGTGCTAGACGAACCCACTTCCGCTGTGGATGCCGAAGCCGAAGTAGAAATTTTTAACCAACTGCGATCGGTGACACACAATCAAATGGCCATCTTGATCTCCCATCGGTTTTCCACCGTGCGCATGGCCGATCAGATTATGGTGCTGGTCAACGGCGAAATTTTGGAACAAGGGACTCATGCTGAACTGATGCAGCGGCAGGGACACTACGCACGATTATTTGAGTTACAAGCTGCTGGTTACTTGTCGTAG
- a CDS encoding primary-amine oxidase: MTSMHTPLTTSAQAMPLHPLEPLSADEIAAAVALVRSQKHVGATFRFPCVTLNEPPKSMILNLQPGDVLDRQAFLILLDNETGKTYEAIVSLTQNEVITWTHIPDVQPNIMADELAECEAAVKAHPDFAVALAKRGITDLEAVVVDPWAIGNFGFADEVGLRLSRCICYLRSTPKSNFYSRPIEGLIPVVNLNTMQVVRIEDLGVYPVPPEPGEYAVRFQPQLRPDIQPLHITQPEGPSFTVEGHCIRWQKWQMRIGFTPREGLVLYTVGYEDQGQVRSILYRASLAEMVVPYGDPRPQHFRKNAFDVGEHGVGLLANSLRLGCDCLGEIRYFDGVLTDSRGNVSVIENAICLHEEDFGILWKHTDWRLDEVEVRRSRRLVLSFIATVDNYEYGFFWYFYQDGTIQYEVKLTGLLLCGALADYPKYGTIVAPELNALNHQHFFCMRLDFDLDGTANSVYEINTEAEPIGPDNPQGNAFYAKPTLLKTEQEAQRIIDPLAGRYWKVVNPNVTNRLGQPVGFKIAPGENVLPFAHPDAPILKRAGFMTKHLWVTPYNESERFATGNYPNQHPGGEGLPQWTQANRSIDNTDVVVWYVFGHHHIPRPEDFPVMPTAYSGFMLKPAGFFDANPALDVPPSSHPQSCHS; the protein is encoded by the coding sequence ATGACCTCGATGCACACGCCTTTAACGACCTCGGCTCAAGCTATGCCGCTGCATCCGTTAGAGCCGCTGTCGGCGGATGAAATTGCTGCTGCTGTTGCTCTGGTTCGTTCCCAAAAGCACGTGGGGGCAACCTTTCGGTTCCCTTGTGTCACATTGAATGAGCCACCTAAATCCATGATCCTCAACCTTCAGCCAGGGGATGTGCTCGATCGCCAGGCCTTTTTGATTCTGTTAGACAATGAAACGGGCAAAACCTATGAGGCGATCGTCTCCCTCACACAAAATGAGGTGATTACCTGGACACACATTCCCGATGTGCAACCCAACATCATGGCCGATGAGTTGGCGGAATGTGAAGCAGCGGTGAAAGCTCATCCCGATTTCGCTGTGGCACTGGCTAAACGAGGCATCACTGATTTAGAGGCGGTTGTGGTTGATCCGTGGGCGATCGGCAATTTTGGCTTTGCCGATGAAGTAGGGCTGCGGCTGTCGCGTTGCATTTGCTATCTGCGATCGACACCGAAAAGTAATTTTTATTCGCGCCCGATTGAAGGATTGATTCCGGTGGTGAATCTCAACACGATGCAGGTGGTACGGATTGAAGACTTGGGGGTATATCCCGTACCGCCCGAACCCGGCGAATATGCGGTACGGTTTCAGCCCCAGTTGCGCCCAGACATTCAACCCCTGCATATCACGCAACCAGAAGGTCCCAGTTTTACAGTAGAGGGGCACTGTATTCGCTGGCAAAAGTGGCAAATGCGCATTGGCTTTACGCCGCGAGAAGGATTAGTACTCTACACAGTCGGCTATGAAGATCAAGGGCAGGTGCGATCGATTTTGTATCGTGCCTCACTAGCAGAAATGGTCGTGCCCTATGGCGACCCACGCCCACAACACTTCCGCAAAAATGCCTTTGATGTAGGCGAACATGGCGTGGGCTTGTTGGCTAACTCGCTGCGGCTAGGATGTGATTGTTTGGGGGAAATTCGCTACTTTGACGGGGTGCTGACCGATAGTCGCGGCAATGTATCGGTGATCGAAAATGCTATCTGTTTGCACGAAGAAGATTTCGGCATTCTCTGGAAACATACCGATTGGCGACTAGATGAAGTCGAAGTAAGACGATCGCGTCGTCTTGTGCTTTCTTTTATTGCCACGGTGGACAATTATGAATACGGCTTCTTCTGGTATTTCTATCAAGACGGCACGATCCAGTATGAGGTGAAACTGACGGGATTACTGCTCTGTGGTGCACTAGCAGACTATCCCAAATATGGCACGATCGTGGCTCCTGAACTGAATGCGTTGAACCATCAGCACTTTTTCTGTATGCGACTAGATTTCGATTTGGATGGTACAGCGAATTCCGTTTACGAAATCAACACGGAAGCGGAGCCGATCGGGCCAGACAACCCACAGGGCAATGCGTTCTACGCTAAACCTACTTTGCTGAAAACCGAACAGGAAGCCCAGCGCATTATCGATCCGTTAGCTGGACGCTACTGGAAAGTCGTCAATCCTAATGTCACCAATCGCTTGGGACAACCCGTTGGCTTCAAAATTGCACCGGGTGAAAACGTGCTGCCCTTTGCCCATCCCGATGCACCCATCCTAAAGCGGGCTGGGTTTATGACCAAACATCTGTGGGTGACACCCTATAACGAGTCTGAGCGCTTTGCTACAGGCAATTATCCCAACCAGCATCCCGGCGGCGAAGGGTTACCTCAATGGACACAAGCGAATCGATCGATCGATAATACCGATGTTGTGGTGTGGTATGTGTTTGGCCATCATCACATCCCCCGCCCCGAAGACTTTCCAGTTATGCCCACCGCCTATTCGGGGTTTATGCTTAAGCCAGCAGGGTTCTTCGATGCCAATCCGGCACTCGACGTGCCGCCTTCTTCGCACCCACAGTCTTGTCACTCCTGA
- a CDS encoding sugar ABC transporter substrate-binding protein, whose product MFKAIRHSLPILGLVLLAACTNNPGGTADSNATGNTTADANTEFPAAKDCQNVAILLPESDSSARYEAYDRPLLEQEIKAALPGVTIQYANANNNAATQQNQAEAALTKSACILVVDPNDSEQAAVIVQQAKQSGVPVIAYDRLIQDPDLAFYVSFDNERVGELQGQYIVDQFKAGNLGLEKGANLVMINGAQTDNNALLFRQGALKALQPLVDSGDLNLVFDQYTPNWDNARAQSLMEGVLTKESNNVDIAYVANDGMANTVIAALRTQGLNGKVLVTGQDATLTGIQNILTGDQTMTVYKPIIEEARATAQLVAALSKGEDTSTIVNGETELQDGTQIPSVLATPIVVDQSNVEDTVIKDGFLTKEQICNGLPAGAGGICP is encoded by the coding sequence ATGTTTAAAGCTATTCGCCACAGCCTTCCGATTCTAGGTCTTGTACTCTTGGCGGCTTGCACCAACAACCCAGGTGGTACTGCTGATTCTAATGCAACGGGGAACACCACTGCTGATGCAAATACCGAGTTTCCAGCGGCTAAAGACTGTCAAAATGTGGCTATTTTGCTACCCGAATCGGATTCGTCGGCTCGCTATGAAGCTTACGATCGCCCGCTACTAGAGCAGGAAATTAAAGCGGCGCTGCCCGGTGTCACTATTCAGTACGCCAACGCCAACAACAACGCTGCAACGCAACAAAATCAGGCAGAAGCAGCCCTCACGAAAAGTGCTTGTATTTTGGTAGTAGATCCCAACGATAGCGAACAGGCCGCAGTGATTGTGCAACAGGCCAAGCAAAGTGGTGTTCCAGTCATTGCTTACGATCGCCTCATCCAAGATCCAGATTTAGCCTTCTATGTGTCGTTTGACAACGAGCGCGTGGGTGAACTGCAAGGACAATATATTGTCGATCAATTCAAGGCAGGCAATTTGGGGCTAGAGAAGGGCGCGAATTTGGTAATGATTAATGGTGCACAAACCGACAACAACGCCTTGTTATTCCGTCAAGGTGCTCTAAAAGCGCTGCAACCGTTAGTAGACAGCGGCGATTTGAACCTAGTGTTTGATCAATATACACCCAACTGGGACAACGCTCGAGCGCAATCGCTAATGGAAGGGGTCTTAACTAAAGAAAGCAACAATGTCGATATTGCCTATGTTGCTAATGATGGGATGGCGAATACGGTGATTGCCGCGCTGCGTACTCAAGGATTGAATGGTAAGGTACTTGTTACTGGACAGGATGCAACACTCACAGGGATTCAAAATATCCTTACCGGCGATCAAACTATGACCGTATACAAACCGATCATTGAAGAAGCTCGTGCCACTGCTCAATTAGTGGCTGCTCTCAGCAAAGGCGAAGATACCAGCACTATTGTCAATGGCGAGACAGAACTGCAAGACGGCACACAAATTCCCTCGGTACTAGCAACGCCGATCGTTGTGGATCAAAGCAACGTTGAAGACACGGTGATCAAAGACGGATTCTTGACCAAAGAGCAAATCTGCAATGGGTTGCCTGCGGGTGCAGGTGGAATTTGTCCATAG
- a CDS encoding ATP-binding cassette domain-containing protein encodes MTDSSLSIVSDRDSIPNSIPRLQLKNICKSFGGVQALKHVDFEVYDGEVVGLVGDNGAGKSTLIKTMSGAYVPDQGEILIDGHPVTIQNPQDATQQGIETVYQDLALCDNLDVVANLWLGREAYRELIPGVLRVLDETEMERRTLEVLKTLDVKIPSVRSAVAGLSGGQRQCIAVAKTILRQPKVVLLDEPTAALGVAQTRQVLNLILRLKEQKQAVVVISHNLHDVFEVTDRIIVMRLGERVRTFETRTAKREAVVAAITGADKEAITETDVTGV; translated from the coding sequence ATGACAGACAGTTCACTTTCGATCGTCTCCGATCGCGACTCAATTCCCAATAGCATTCCTCGGTTACAACTCAAAAATATCTGCAAATCCTTCGGTGGAGTGCAAGCTCTGAAGCATGTAGACTTCGAGGTCTATGATGGCGAAGTTGTGGGTCTAGTGGGTGATAACGGCGCGGGTAAGTCAACGTTGATTAAAACTATGTCTGGAGCCTATGTTCCCGACCAAGGCGAGATTTTAATTGATGGCCATCCTGTGACTATTCAAAATCCTCAAGATGCCACCCAACAAGGGATTGAAACGGTATATCAGGATTTGGCTCTATGCGACAACCTGGATGTGGTGGCAAACTTGTGGCTAGGACGGGAAGCCTACCGCGAACTGATTCCTGGTGTGTTGCGCGTGCTAGACGAGACGGAAATGGAACGCCGCACGCTCGAGGTATTGAAAACCTTAGATGTCAAAATCCCCTCGGTGCGATCGGCGGTAGCAGGACTATCAGGAGGACAGCGGCAGTGCATTGCCGTAGCTAAAACCATTTTGCGACAACCCAAAGTTGTGCTGCTAGACGAACCTACTGCGGCTTTAGGAGTGGCCCAAACGCGGCAAGTCCTCAACTTAATTCTGCGTCTTAAGGAACAAAAACAAGCGGTCGTGGTAATTTCGCACAACTTGCACGATGTGTTTGAAGTGACCGATCGCATTATTGTCATGCGATTAGGCGAACGAGTCCGTACCTTTGAAACCCGCACTGCTAAACGGGAGGCAGTTGTTGCTGCCATCACCGGAGCCGATAAAGAAGCTATTACCGAAACCGATGTTACGGGTGTGTAA
- a CDS encoding sugar ABC transporter permease, with protein sequence MVHQPPDPAPPQRATFSLRSLMQGDLGFIPVVLTLALITIYFQLTTSGVFLQARNLSNLTQQIVVISILSIAAVLVLLLGEIDLSLAAVAQCCAAIMATVSVYQNWNPWLAILLALVAGAVIGFVNGFFTAVLRVPSFIVTLAGSIGYAGLLLVVMGPQTTLVVRDPVIRSLAPTYLPPVLGWGIPLVGLGLYALGIWYAQKRRSHVGLPTKHPTQLVLQLAAATVVVLVVVFLFHAYQGVPQAVMIALGLVVLFWLLLRKTPFGRHLYAVGGNAEAARRAGINVVRMKIIVFMLASTLAAFAGIMMTSRSTAVATQISSTLLLNAIAAAVIGGVSLFGGRGSVWAVILGALVIGSLDNGLDLLNQDQGVKNIVQGTVLVLAVTADAIVRRAGFVRKAKG encoded by the coding sequence ATGGTTCATCAACCCCCCGATCCTGCTCCGCCCCAACGCGCAACCTTTAGCTTACGATCGCTGATGCAGGGCGATCTGGGCTTCATTCCAGTGGTGCTGACGTTGGCTTTAATTACTATTTACTTTCAACTCACAACCAGCGGCGTATTTCTGCAAGCTCGCAACTTGTCGAACCTAACGCAGCAAATTGTCGTGATTTCCATTCTCAGTATAGCTGCCGTGTTAGTGCTGCTGTTGGGGGAAATTGACTTGAGTTTGGCCGCCGTAGCCCAGTGCTGTGCCGCAATCATGGCAACCGTTTCTGTGTATCAAAACTGGAACCCGTGGCTGGCAATTCTGCTGGCGCTGGTGGCGGGTGCTGTGATTGGCTTCGTCAACGGCTTCTTCACAGCCGTGCTGCGTGTACCGTCGTTTATTGTGACGCTGGCTGGTTCGATCGGCTATGCTGGCTTGTTATTGGTAGTGATGGGGCCACAAACGACGCTAGTTGTGCGCGATCCGGTGATTCGATCACTGGCTCCTACCTATCTGCCGCCGGTTTTGGGATGGGGCATTCCTCTAGTTGGCTTAGGTCTGTATGCGTTGGGGATTTGGTACGCGCAAAAACGCCGATCGCACGTCGGATTGCCAACTAAACATCCCACCCAGCTTGTATTACAGTTAGCCGCTGCAACAGTCGTTGTCTTAGTTGTGGTGTTTCTCTTCCACGCCTATCAAGGTGTACCGCAGGCGGTGATGATTGCCTTAGGTTTAGTGGTGCTGTTTTGGCTACTGTTGCGTAAAACCCCCTTTGGACGCCATTTGTATGCAGTGGGAGGCAATGCAGAAGCGGCCCGACGGGCGGGCATTAATGTCGTGCGCATGAAGATAATTGTGTTTATGCTGGCGTCTACCTTGGCGGCGTTTGCAGGCATTATGATGACTTCTCGCAGTACGGCGGTGGCAACGCAAATTAGTTCCACCTTGTTGCTGAATGCGATCGCAGCCGCCGTGATTGGTGGCGTCAGTTTATTTGGAGGGCGCGGCTCGGTGTGGGCTGTGATCCTGGGAGCACTAGTCATTGGCAGTCTTGACAATGGGCTGGATTTGTTGAACCAAGATCAAGGGGTCAAAAATATTGTGCAGGGAACGGTGCTGGTCCTAGCCGTGACAGCCGATGCAATCGTGCGACGAGCTGGATTTGTGAGAAAGGCTAAGGGATAA